In Leifsonia sp. ZF2019, a genomic segment contains:
- a CDS encoding LCP family protein, with amino-acid sequence MTDLPRRHQRARGPQPVRHGRLRRRGAVGYVFGLLAAAMAVVLVSVGGVAAYAVWDVARSVKTGVKLVSLPGHTQQAIPDVAAMEGGINLLIAGTDSRSGLGGIYESADEQDASSGEGNNDVTMLLHIAQDHKSMMVVSFPRDLMIAIPDCPAQNGDGTIDGSSYAQFNTALSRGGLPCVVLTVEKLTGLTIPFGAIINFAGVSAMSTAVGGVSVCLATPVEDKYTNPPLDLPAGDNELVGDEALSFLRSRHGVGDGSDLGRISNQQVFLSALARKVVSGGVLSNPVQLYGLAKAAVQNVTPSESLSNPTTLVQIALAVKDTGLENMVFVQYPTVTDPDNVNRVIPQSSAAKALNEALVNDVPVKLTGTTGRAAEDPSATSTPAPTDTGAATDPGAATDAGSPPADAPAAPAPTDTGAAVELPSSITGQTAAQVTCTKGNN; translated from the coding sequence ATGACGGACCTGCCGCGCCGCCACCAGCGCGCCCGTGGCCCGCAGCCCGTGCGCCACGGCCGACTCCGCCGCCGCGGCGCCGTCGGGTACGTGTTCGGGCTGCTCGCCGCGGCGATGGCGGTCGTGCTCGTGAGCGTCGGCGGTGTCGCGGCGTATGCGGTGTGGGACGTCGCCCGTTCGGTGAAGACCGGGGTGAAGCTCGTCTCGCTCCCCGGCCACACCCAGCAGGCCATCCCGGATGTCGCCGCGATGGAGGGTGGCATCAACCTCCTCATCGCCGGCACCGACAGCCGTTCCGGTCTCGGCGGGATCTACGAGTCGGCGGACGAGCAGGACGCGAGCAGCGGCGAGGGCAACAACGACGTCACGATGCTGCTGCACATCGCACAGGACCACAAGAGCATGATGGTGGTCAGCTTCCCGCGCGACCTGATGATCGCCATCCCGGACTGCCCGGCCCAGAACGGCGACGGGACCATCGACGGGAGCTCGTACGCACAGTTCAACACGGCGCTCTCCCGCGGCGGCCTTCCGTGCGTCGTCCTGACGGTCGAGAAGCTGACGGGGTTGACCATCCCGTTCGGCGCGATCATCAACTTCGCGGGCGTGAGCGCGATGTCGACCGCTGTCGGCGGCGTCTCCGTGTGCCTCGCGACGCCGGTGGAGGACAAGTACACGAACCCGCCGCTGGACCTCCCGGCCGGGGACAACGAGCTCGTCGGCGACGAGGCGCTCTCGTTCCTCCGCAGCAGGCACGGCGTCGGCGACGGCAGCGACCTCGGCCGCATCTCGAACCAGCAGGTGTTCCTCTCGGCTCTGGCGCGGAAGGTCGTCAGCGGCGGCGTGCTCTCCAACCCGGTGCAGCTCTACGGGCTCGCCAAGGCCGCCGTGCAGAACGTCACGCCCTCGGAGTCGCTGAGCAACCCCACGACGCTCGTGCAGATCGCCCTCGCCGTCAAGGACACGGGTCTCGAGAACATGGTGTTCGTGCAGTACCCGACGGTGACGGACCCGGACAACGTCAACCGGGTCATCCCGCAGTCCTCGGCGGCGAAGGCCCTCAACGAGGCGCTCGTCAACGACGTCCCGGTGAAGCTCACCGGGACGACGGGCCGGGCGGCGGAGGACCCGAGCGCGACATCGACGCCCGCCCCGACGGACACGGGTGCGGCGACCGATCCGGGCGCCGCGACGGACGCGGGGTCGCCCCCGGCGGATGCCCCGGCTGCGCCCGCGCCGACGGACACGGGAGCGGCGGTCGAGCTGCCCTCCAGCATCACCGGGCAGACCGCCGCGCAGGTCACGTGCACCAAGGGCAACAACTAG
- the rpmA gene encoding 50S ribosomal protein L27 — MAHKKGASSTRNGRDSNAQRLGVKRFGGQTVSAGEILVRQRGTHFHPGVNVGRGGDDTLFALAAGSVEFGSKGGRKVVNIVAVEA, encoded by the coding sequence ATGGCACACAAAAAGGGAGCGAGCTCCACTCGCAACGGCCGCGACTCGAACGCGCAGCGCCTCGGCGTCAAGCGCTTCGGCGGCCAGACCGTCAGCGCGGGTGAGATCCTGGTCCGCCAGCGCGGCACCCACTTCCACCCCGGCGTGAACGTCGGCCGTGGCGGCGACGACACGCTGTTCGCCCTGGCGGCAGGCTCGGTCGAGTTCGGCAGCAAGGGCGGCCGCAAGGTCGTCAACATCGTGGCGGTCGAGGCGTAG
- the proB gene encoding glutamate 5-kinase produces MIIDDRSRIRTARRIVVKVGSSSISGDNAGQIQPLVDALAEAHGRGTQVVLVSSGAIATGIPYLSLAERPTDLATQQAAAAVGQNVLIYRYQDSLDRYGIVAGQVLLTAGDMETPTHRTNAKRAMERLLDLRILPIVNENDTVATHEIRFGDNDRLAALVALLVEADVLVLLSDVDALYTKPPQEPGAERIDRVDYDDELAGVEIGATGTSGVGTGGALTKVSAARQAAERGTAVVLTSTALVAEALRGEPVGTWFAPAPDGVPSVTGALSAVTPGTVAS; encoded by the coding sequence ATGATCATCGACGACCGCAGCCGGATCCGCACGGCCAGACGCATCGTCGTCAAGGTCGGTTCGTCCTCGATCAGCGGCGACAACGCCGGGCAGATCCAGCCGCTCGTCGACGCCCTGGCCGAGGCGCACGGGCGCGGCACGCAGGTCGTCCTGGTCTCCTCCGGCGCCATCGCGACGGGCATCCCGTACCTGTCGCTCGCCGAGCGCCCCACCGATCTCGCCACGCAGCAGGCGGCGGCGGCGGTCGGGCAGAACGTCCTCATCTACCGGTACCAGGACAGCCTGGACCGCTACGGGATCGTCGCGGGACAGGTGCTGCTGACGGCGGGGGACATGGAGACCCCGACCCACCGCACCAACGCCAAGCGGGCGATGGAGCGGCTCCTCGACCTCCGCATCCTGCCCATCGTGAACGAGAACGACACCGTCGCGACCCACGAGATCCGCTTCGGGGACAACGACCGGCTCGCCGCGCTCGTCGCGCTGCTGGTAGAGGCGGACGTGCTCGTCCTGCTGTCCGATGTCGACGCGCTCTACACGAAGCCCCCGCAGGAGCCCGGCGCCGAGCGGATCGACCGGGTCGACTACGACGACGAGCTGGCCGGTGTCGAGATCGGCGCCACGGGCACGTCCGGTGTCGGCACCGGGGGAGCTCTCACGAAGGTGTCCGCCGCGCGTCAGGCCGCGGAACGGGGAACCGCCGTCGTGCTCACCTCCACGGCCCTCGTGGCGGAGGCGCTGCGCGGCGAACCCGTCGGCACCTGGTTCGCCCCCGCGCCGGACGGCGTGCCGAGCGTCACGGGAGCCCTCTCGGCCGTCACTCCCGGGACCGTCGCGTCCTAG
- a CDS encoding MFS transporter — translation MASERMTSLQLRVLIIAILASFVAFLDGAVINVALPAIDKELGGGLPLQQWVVDGYLVTLGSFILLAGSLSDVFGRKRVLYIGLIGFGITSLLCAFAPDGVFLVIARALQGIAGALLVPSSLAIIISRFDGAAQAKAIGRWTAWTGIAMIAGPVIGGVFVDTLSWRWVFVINVVPIAITLVLMLTLGETDHGTGGRVDVLGAVFGSVGLAGTVFALIEQGAYGWVSPRVWIPLAVGLLSLASFFIVETRVKQPMLPLALFRVHNFWVGNIATAFVYGALSFGPLIVTLFLQQVAGFSAIAAGFVFIPSTLCMLLLSGFFGGLAGRYGPRLFMAVGPMVASVGFLWLLLADAHVDYWISLLPAVLLFGIGLSMTVAPLTSAILGAIHPAEAGIASAVNNAVSRIAGLITVAMAGLVIGQQLDVDGLHRAMITTAALLLAGGIVSAIGIRNKAPVAEPVQAATTD, via the coding sequence ATGGCGTCCGAACGCATGACTTCGCTGCAGCTGCGCGTGCTGATCATCGCGATCCTCGCCAGCTTCGTGGCCTTCCTCGACGGCGCGGTCATCAACGTCGCCCTTCCTGCGATCGACAAGGAGCTCGGCGGGGGATTGCCGCTGCAGCAGTGGGTGGTCGACGGGTATCTCGTGACCCTCGGGTCGTTCATCCTGCTGGCAGGCTCGCTGTCCGACGTCTTCGGCCGCAAGCGCGTGCTCTACATCGGGCTCATCGGCTTCGGGATCACCTCCCTGCTCTGCGCCTTCGCCCCCGACGGCGTCTTCCTCGTGATCGCGCGCGCCCTGCAGGGGATCGCGGGCGCGCTCCTGGTCCCGAGCTCGCTGGCGATCATCATCTCCCGCTTCGACGGCGCCGCGCAGGCGAAGGCGATCGGCCGGTGGACGGCGTGGACGGGAATCGCGATGATCGCCGGGCCGGTGATCGGCGGGGTCTTCGTGGACACTCTCTCCTGGCGGTGGGTGTTCGTGATCAACGTCGTGCCGATCGCGATCACCCTGGTGCTGATGCTCACCCTCGGCGAGACGGACCACGGCACCGGGGGCCGGGTCGACGTGCTCGGCGCGGTCTTCGGATCGGTCGGGCTGGCGGGCACCGTCTTCGCGCTGATCGAGCAGGGCGCCTACGGCTGGGTGAGTCCGCGGGTCTGGATACCGCTGGCCGTCGGTCTGCTCTCGCTCGCGTCCTTCTTCATCGTGGAGACGCGGGTGAAGCAGCCGATGCTGCCGCTCGCACTGTTCCGCGTGCACAACTTCTGGGTCGGCAACATCGCTACCGCGTTCGTGTACGGCGCACTCTCCTTCGGCCCGCTGATCGTCACACTGTTCCTCCAGCAGGTCGCCGGCTTCTCGGCGATCGCGGCCGGGTTTGTCTTCATCCCCTCGACGCTCTGCATGCTGCTGTTGTCGGGATTCTTCGGCGGCCTGGCGGGGCGGTACGGCCCGCGGCTGTTCATGGCGGTCGGGCCGATGGTGGCGTCGGTCGGCTTCCTGTGGCTGCTCCTGGCGGACGCGCACGTCGACTATTGGATCAGCCTGCTGCCGGCGGTGCTGCTCTTCGGCATCGGACTCTCGATGACGGTCGCGCCGCTCACCAGCGCCATCCTCGGCGCGATCCATCCGGCGGAGGCGGGGATCGCGTCGGCGGTCAACAACGCCGTGTCCCGTATCGCCGGGTTGATCACGGTCGCGATGGCGGGCCTCGTGATCGGGCAGCAGCTGGATGTCGACGGCCTCCACCGGGCGATGATCACGACCGCCGCACTCCTGCTCGCGGGCGGCATCGTCTCGGCCATCGGCATCCGCAACAAGGCGCCGGTGGCGGAGCCGGTTCAGGCCGCGACGACAGACTGA
- a CDS encoding glutamate-5-semialdehyde dehydrogenase, translating to MSQTTAAPVALIDKLAAAKHASLALSTANTLQKNAALTAIAEGVLSSSADILAANELDLANGRENGLSTGLLDRLTLSPARLQGLADAVLEVVGLTDPVGQAVRGSTLPNGVAISQVRVPFGVVGAIYEARPNVTVDIAALAIKSGNAVVLRGGSAAIETNRVLVEVIQSALATAGLPAAAVQTVDEFGRAGAGELMRARGYVDVLIPRGSADLIRTVVTESTVPVIETGAGVVHIVLDESAREDWAVDIVLNAKVQRPSVCNAVETLLVHRGAAERLLPPVLTALAESGVTVHADERALPYAVAGVPVTEEDWATEHMSLDISVKVVDDLDEAIDHIRRYSTQHTESIITNDLANAERFLGEVDSAVVMVNASTRFTDGGEFGFGAEVGISTQKLHARGPMGLPELTSTKWIVRGSGQIRG from the coding sequence ATGTCTCAGACCACCGCCGCACCCGTCGCGCTCATCGACAAGCTCGCCGCGGCCAAGCACGCCTCACTCGCGCTCTCGACGGCGAACACGCTGCAGAAGAACGCCGCCCTGACGGCGATCGCGGAGGGCGTGCTCTCCTCGTCCGCCGACATCCTGGCGGCCAACGAGCTCGACCTCGCGAACGGCCGGGAGAACGGTCTCTCGACGGGACTGCTCGACCGTCTGACGCTCTCTCCCGCCCGCCTGCAGGGGCTCGCGGACGCGGTGCTCGAGGTGGTCGGCCTGACCGACCCCGTCGGACAGGCCGTGCGCGGCAGCACCCTGCCGAACGGCGTCGCGATCTCCCAGGTCCGCGTGCCCTTCGGCGTGGTCGGTGCGATCTACGAGGCGCGCCCCAACGTCACCGTCGACATCGCGGCGCTCGCGATCAAGAGCGGCAACGCCGTCGTGCTGCGCGGCGGGAGTGCGGCCATCGAGACCAACCGCGTGCTGGTGGAGGTCATCCAGTCGGCCCTTGCGACCGCCGGGCTGCCTGCCGCCGCGGTCCAGACCGTCGACGAGTTCGGCCGAGCGGGCGCGGGCGAGCTGATGCGGGCGCGCGGCTACGTCGACGTGCTCATCCCGCGGGGCAGTGCCGATCTCATCCGCACCGTGGTGACCGAGTCCACCGTGCCCGTCATCGAGACCGGGGCCGGCGTCGTGCACATCGTGCTCGACGAGAGCGCGCGAGAGGACTGGGCGGTCGACATCGTCCTCAACGCCAAAGTGCAGCGGCCGAGCGTCTGCAACGCCGTCGAGACACTGCTCGTGCACCGAGGGGCCGCCGAACGGCTGCTCCCTCCCGTGCTCACCGCCCTCGCGGAGTCCGGGGTCACCGTGCACGCCGACGAGCGGGCGCTTCCGTACGCGGTCGCCGGCGTCCCCGTCACGGAGGAGGACTGGGCGACCGAGCACATGAGCCTCGACATCTCCGTGAAGGTCGTCGACGACCTCGACGAGGCGATCGACCACATCCGTCGCTACTCGACGCAGCACACGGAATCGATCATCACGAACGACCTCGCGAACGCCGAGCGGTTCCTGGGCGAGGTGGACTCCGCCGTCGTGATGGTGAACGCCTCCACCCGCTTCACCGATGGCGGGGAGTTCGGCTTCGGCGCCGAGGTCGGCATCTCGACCCAGAAGCTGCACGCCCGCGGCCCCATGGGTCTCCCGGAGCTGACGAGCACCAAGTGGATCGTCCGCGGGTCCGGGCAGATCCGCGGCTGA
- a CDS encoding IS481 family transposase, whose product MSKARVAVMKIVSKQLTVTAAAAEYGFSRRHLHRLLARYRDGGLDAVEPRSRAPHTSPQRTADEVRERILQLRAELIGNGLDAGPVTIAWHLEQENLQAPSTSTIRRTLHTAGLITPEPRKRPRSSYLRFQAAQPNETWQSDFTHWRLADGTDIEILNWLDDHSRYLLSCTAHRPVTGDDVVTSFLTATERHGIPASTLTDNGRVYTARFGGGRNAFEYLLPLLGVTQKNGSPSHPQTQGKIERFHQTLKRWLTARPAADTLTELQTQLDAFREHYNEHRPHRALNRQTPGQAFRATPKALPAQARTPGHYRIRYDLVGTGGKVSLRRAGRMHHLGIGYHHRGTRILALADDTTVTVIALNTGEILSTHTIDPTRSYWRNNEKTPGRWPRASSRET is encoded by the coding sequence ATGTCGAAGGCTCGGGTCGCCGTGATGAAGATCGTGTCCAAACAGCTCACCGTGACGGCGGCAGCTGCCGAGTACGGGTTCTCCCGCCGGCACCTGCATCGGCTGCTCGCACGCTACCGAGACGGCGGCCTGGACGCGGTCGAACCGCGCTCCCGAGCCCCGCACACCAGCCCGCAGCGAACCGCGGACGAAGTCCGGGAACGGATCCTGCAATTGCGAGCTGAGCTGATCGGGAACGGGTTGGATGCCGGCCCGGTCACCATCGCCTGGCACCTCGAACAGGAGAACCTGCAGGCTCCGTCGACCTCGACGATCCGCCGGACCCTCCACACCGCCGGGCTCATCACCCCGGAACCCCGGAAACGGCCCCGCTCCTCCTACCTCCGGTTTCAGGCCGCGCAACCGAACGAGACCTGGCAGTCCGACTTCACCCACTGGCGCCTGGCCGATGGCACCGATATCGAGATCCTGAACTGGCTGGACGACCACTCCCGCTACCTGCTCTCCTGCACCGCACACCGCCCGGTCACCGGCGACGACGTGGTCACCAGCTTCCTGACCGCGACCGAACGGCACGGCATCCCTGCCTCCACCCTGACCGATAACGGCAGGGTCTACACCGCCCGGTTCGGCGGCGGCCGCAACGCCTTCGAATACCTGCTCCCCCTGCTCGGCGTCACCCAGAAGAACGGCTCACCCAGCCACCCGCAAACTCAAGGCAAGATCGAACGCTTCCACCAAACCCTCAAACGCTGGCTCACCGCACGGCCCGCCGCCGACACCCTGACCGAGCTCCAGACTCAGCTCGACGCGTTCCGGGAGCACTACAACGAGCACCGCCCCCACCGCGCCCTGAACCGGCAGACACCCGGGCAAGCATTCCGCGCCACCCCGAAAGCGCTCCCCGCCCAGGCCCGCACCCCCGGCCACTACCGCATCCGCTACGACCTCGTCGGAACAGGCGGCAAAGTCAGCCTCCGCCGCGCCGGCCGAATGCACCACCTCGGCATCGGCTACCACCACCGCGGAACCCGCATCCTCGCCCTCGCCGACGACACCACCGTCACCGTCATCGCCCTGAACACCGGCGAAATCCTCTCCACCCACACCATCGACCCCACCCGCAGCTACTGGCGCAACAACGAGAAAACCCCCGGCCGATGGCCGAGGGCTTCTTCACGTGAGACCTAA
- a CDS encoding TFIIB-type zinc ribbon-containing protein, whose protein sequence is MKCPTDSATLVMSERSGIEIDYCPECRGVWLDRGELDKIIERAGASASPRPAAPPAPAYQEAQFREPQYRQPSYPQQGYEQQRPYRKKRENWLSELFD, encoded by the coding sequence ATGAAGTGTCCTACCGACAGTGCGACCCTGGTCATGAGCGAGCGCAGCGGCATCGAGATCGACTACTGCCCCGAGTGCCGCGGCGTCTGGCTCGATCGCGGGGAGCTCGACAAGATCATCGAGCGGGCAGGTGCGAGCGCGTCCCCGAGGCCGGCGGCGCCGCCAGCGCCGGCATACCAGGAGGCGCAGTTTCGCGAGCCGCAGTACCGGCAGCCGTCGTACCCGCAGCAGGGCTACGAGCAGCAGCGCCCGTACAGGAAGAAGCGCGAGAACTGGCTCAGCGAGCTGTTCGACTGA
- the rsfS gene encoding ribosome silencing factor, whose protein sequence is MTASPHAREILQIAAAAADAKGGEDLVALDVSGPLPLTDAFLLATGRVERNVLAIAGEVEDRLNEAGVKTLRREGRAEGRWVLLDFGDLVVHVFHEEDRMYYSLERLWKDCPVLPIELPVHDTAQ, encoded by the coding sequence GTGACCGCATCCCCGCACGCCCGAGAGATCCTGCAGATCGCGGCGGCCGCCGCCGACGCGAAGGGCGGGGAGGACCTCGTCGCCCTCGACGTCTCCGGTCCGCTGCCGCTGACCGACGCGTTCCTGCTGGCGACCGGGCGCGTCGAGCGCAACGTGCTGGCCATCGCCGGCGAGGTCGAGGACCGCCTGAACGAGGCCGGGGTGAAGACCCTGCGCCGCGAAGGCCGTGCCGAAGGCCGCTGGGTGCTGCTCGACTTCGGCGACCTCGTGGTGCACGTCTTCCACGAGGAGGACCGGATGTACTACTCGCTCGAGCGCCTCTGGAAGGACTGCCCCGTCCTCCCGATCGAACTGCCGGTCCACGACACCGCGCAGTAG
- a CDS encoding UbiA family prenyltransferase has product MATRVTSLLLASHPGPTLVVTAVAAGLGIGLGYSPGRLALLALAILLGQLSIGWSNDWLDAARDRAVDRADKPAARGDISPTAVRAAAFSALGLALVATAPLGPGALAAHAVAIAGGWAYNLGLKSTVLSFVPFAISFGLLPAIATLGQERPVVPAAWVLLAGALLGVAAHITNVLPDLADDERTGIRGLPHRLGAMVSGLLAFGCLAVATALVALGPGWPMRPALTVGLVLGLAAAALGVVLLLRSSPTRLLMQLIMTCALIDVLMLAIAGQSVVAA; this is encoded by the coding sequence ATGGCGACGCGCGTGACCTCCCTGCTGCTCGCCTCGCATCCCGGGCCGACGCTCGTGGTCACCGCCGTCGCGGCCGGTCTCGGAATCGGTCTGGGATACTCCCCCGGACGCCTCGCCCTGCTCGCGCTGGCCATCCTGCTCGGCCAGCTCTCCATCGGGTGGTCGAACGACTGGCTGGACGCCGCCCGCGACCGCGCCGTCGACCGGGCGGACAAGCCGGCCGCTCGCGGTGACATCTCCCCCACCGCGGTCCGGGCGGCCGCCTTCTCTGCCCTCGGGCTCGCTCTGGTCGCGACCGCTCCGCTGGGCCCCGGCGCACTGGCTGCGCACGCGGTCGCCATCGCCGGAGGCTGGGCCTACAACCTCGGCCTGAAGTCGACCGTCCTGTCGTTCGTGCCGTTCGCCATCAGCTTCGGCCTCCTGCCGGCGATCGCGACACTCGGGCAGGAGCGCCCGGTGGTCCCGGCGGCCTGGGTGCTTCTCGCAGGGGCGCTGCTCGGCGTTGCCGCCCACATCACGAACGTGCTGCCCGACCTGGCGGACGATGAGCGCACCGGCATCCGTGGCCTCCCGCACCGTCTGGGTGCCATGGTCAGCGGTCTCCTCGCGTTCGGCTGCCTTGCCGTGGCGACCGCGCTCGTCGCGCTGGGACCGGGGTGGCCGATGCGTCCCGCGCTCACCGTCGGTCTGGTGCTCGGACTCGCCGCGGCCGCGCTCGGCGTCGTGCTCCTGCTGCGCAGCAGTCCCACCCGACTGCTCATGCAGCTCATCATGACGTGCGCACTGATCGATGTGCTGATGCTGGCGATCGCGGGTCAGTCTGTCGTCGCGGCCTGA
- the obgE gene encoding GTPase ObgE: MATFVDRVTLHLRAGNGGNGCVSVRREKFKPLAGPDGGNGGNGGDIVLVADPQVTTLLGFHRAPHRSSENGGFGMGDHRSGHQGEDLELAVPVGTVVKSADGEELIDLTEPGTRYVVAPGGIGGLGNAALANPKRKAPGFALLGTPGWEGDILLELKTVADVALVGFPSAGKSSLVAALSAAKPKIADYPFTTLHPNLGVVQAGDVRYTIADVPGLIEGASEGKGLGLEFLRHVERCSALLHVLDCATLDPGRDPLSDLDVILGELAAYPVRDGQLPLLERPQLVALNKIDVPDGRELADFVKPELEARGYRVFEISSVSHEGLRPLSFALAELVEHARREQAQLEAERPRIVIRPRAVDEMPFTVKVEGGSDGPVFRVLGGKPERWVQQTDFANDEAVGFLADRLAKVGVEEALFKAGAVAGSTVVIGRDNGVVFDWEPTLTSTAELITSPRGTDARLDGNARPTRNQRREDYFDRMDAKAEARAELIREREAGLWQDDDYDDAAEGGSEETGRE; the protein is encoded by the coding sequence ATGGCGACGTTCGTTGATCGCGTGACGTTGCATCTGCGCGCCGGCAACGGCGGCAACGGGTGCGTCTCGGTCCGGCGGGAGAAGTTCAAGCCGCTGGCCGGCCCGGACGGCGGCAACGGCGGCAACGGCGGCGACATCGTGCTGGTCGCCGACCCGCAGGTCACCACGCTGCTCGGGTTCCACCGCGCGCCGCACCGCTCGAGCGAGAACGGCGGCTTCGGGATGGGCGACCATCGCAGCGGCCACCAGGGCGAGGACCTCGAGCTGGCCGTGCCGGTCGGCACGGTGGTCAAGAGCGCCGACGGCGAGGAGCTGATCGACCTCACCGAGCCGGGCACCCGGTACGTGGTGGCGCCCGGCGGCATCGGCGGACTGGGCAACGCCGCCCTCGCGAACCCGAAGCGCAAGGCGCCCGGCTTCGCCCTGCTCGGCACGCCCGGGTGGGAGGGCGACATCCTCCTCGAGCTGAAGACCGTCGCCGACGTCGCGCTGGTCGGGTTCCCCTCGGCGGGCAAGTCGAGCCTCGTGGCGGCGCTGTCGGCCGCCAAGCCGAAGATCGCCGACTATCCCTTCACCACCCTGCACCCGAACCTCGGGGTCGTGCAGGCGGGTGACGTGCGCTACACCATCGCCGACGTCCCCGGCCTCATCGAGGGCGCGAGCGAGGGCAAGGGCCTGGGGCTCGAGTTCCTCCGCCACGTCGAGCGGTGCTCGGCGCTGCTGCACGTGCTCGACTGCGCCACGCTCGACCCCGGGCGGGACCCGCTGAGCGATCTCGACGTCATCCTCGGCGAGCTCGCCGCGTATCCGGTGCGCGACGGGCAGCTGCCGCTGCTCGAGCGCCCCCAGCTGGTCGCCCTCAACAAGATCGACGTCCCCGACGGCCGCGAGCTGGCCGACTTCGTGAAGCCGGAGCTCGAAGCGCGTGGCTACCGGGTCTTCGAGATCTCCTCCGTCAGCCACGAGGGCCTGCGCCCCCTCTCGTTCGCCCTCGCCGAGCTCGTCGAGCACGCACGACGCGAGCAGGCGCAGCTCGAGGCCGAGCGCCCGCGCATCGTCATCCGCCCGCGCGCCGTCGACGAGATGCCGTTCACCGTCAAGGTCGAGGGCGGGTCCGACGGTCCCGTCTTCCGCGTGCTCGGCGGCAAGCCGGAGCGCTGGGTGCAGCAGACCGACTTCGCCAACGACGAAGCGGTCGGCTTCCTGGCCGACCGGCTGGCGAAGGTGGGCGTCGAGGAGGCTCTGTTCAAGGCGGGCGCGGTGGCGGGCTCGACCGTCGTCATCGGCCGCGACAACGGCGTGGTGTTCGACTGGGAACCGACGCTGACCTCCACGGCCGAACTCATCACATCCCCGCGCGGCACGGACGCCCGCCTCGACGGGAACGCGCGCCCCACGCGCAACCAGCGCCGCGAAGACTATTTCGACCGGATGGACGCCAAGGCCGAGGCGCGCGCCGAGCTGATCCGCGAGCGCGAAGCGGGCCTCTGGCAGGACGACGACTACGACGACGCCGCGGAGGGCGGCAGCGAGGAGACGGGCCGCGAATGA
- a CDS encoding DUF4031 domain-containing protein translates to MTVLIDPPAWPAHGMLWSHLVSDASLEELHAFAAANDIPARAFDRDHYDVPDRRHDELVAAGALAVPGKELVTRLIASGLRVKARDRVRRH, encoded by the coding sequence ATGACGGTCTTGATCGATCCCCCGGCATGGCCCGCCCACGGCATGTTGTGGTCGCATCTGGTCAGCGACGCGTCGCTCGAGGAACTCCACGCCTTCGCCGCCGCCAACGACATCCCCGCGCGCGCCTTCGACCGCGACCACTACGACGTCCCCGACCGCCGTCACGACGAGCTGGTGGCCGCCGGCGCCCTCGCCGTCCCCGGCAAAGAGCTCGTCACCCGGCTCATCGCGAGCGGACTGCGCGTCAAAGCACGCGACCGCGTCCGGAGGCACTGA
- the rplU gene encoding 50S ribosomal protein L21: MVYAVVRAGGRQEKVEVGTIVTMDRIKADKDGNVELAAVLLVDGDKITSDAKSLAKVKVTAEVLGDLRGPKIVIQKFKNKTGYKKRQGHRQELTRVKITGIK, encoded by the coding sequence GTGGTTTACGCAGTTGTGCGCGCCGGTGGCCGGCAGGAGAAGGTCGAGGTCGGCACCATCGTCACGATGGACCGCATCAAGGCCGACAAGGACGGCAACGTCGAGCTGGCTGCGGTCCTGCTTGTCGACGGTGACAAGATCACCTCGGACGCCAAGTCCCTCGCCAAGGTGAAGGTCACGGCGGAGGTCCTCGGCGACCTGCGCGGTCCGAAGATCGTCATCCAGAAGTTCAAGAACAAGACCGGCTACAAGAAGCGCCAGGGCCACCGCCAGGAGCTCACGCGCGTCAAGATCACCGGCATCAAGTAG
- the nadD gene encoding nicotinate-nucleotide adenylyltransferase: MELSENSRPRIGVMGGTFDPIHHGHLVAASEVAQSFDLDEVVFVPTGQPWQKGAVTEAEHRYLMTVIATASNPRFTVSRVDVDRAGPTYTIDTLRDLHEQRPDAELFFITGADAVAQILSWRDVEELWKLAHFVAVSRPGHDLSISGLPSSDVSLLEVPALAISSTDCRSRVSRGFPVWYLVPDGVVQYISKHHLYRSVA, from the coding sequence ATGGAGCTCTCGGAGAACAGCCGGCCGCGCATCGGCGTGATGGGCGGGACGTTCGACCCGATCCACCACGGCCACCTGGTCGCCGCCAGCGAGGTGGCGCAGTCGTTCGACCTCGACGAGGTCGTGTTCGTCCCCACCGGGCAGCCCTGGCAGAAGGGCGCAGTCACGGAGGCGGAGCACCGCTACCTGATGACGGTGATCGCGACGGCCTCCAATCCGCGGTTCACCGTGAGCCGCGTGGACGTGGACCGCGCCGGCCCGACCTACACGATCGACACCCTCCGCGATCTGCACGAGCAGCGGCCGGACGCCGAGCTGTTCTTCATCACGGGCGCCGACGCGGTCGCCCAGATCCTCAGCTGGCGCGACGTCGAGGAGCTCTGGAAGCTGGCCCACTTCGTCGCTGTGAGTCGCCCGGGACATGACTTGAGTATTTCTGGATTGCCGTCGAGCGACGTAAGCTTGTTGGAAGTTCCGGCCCTGGCGATCTCGTCCACCGATTGCCGGAGCCGGGTGAGCAGGGGATTCCCGGTCTGGTACCTCGTGCCGGACGGTGTCGTCCAGTACATCTCGAAACACCACTTGTATCGGAGTGTTGCATGA